From a region of the Gossypium raimondii isolate GPD5lz chromosome 10, ASM2569854v1, whole genome shotgun sequence genome:
- the LOC128031944 gene encoding F-box/kelch-repeat protein At3g06240-like, with product MQRPRFELPEALVMEILSKLPVKSLTRFNCVCKYWCSSFQTPHFISNNYHNNLENNNLNLLLSRCDGNTFQRYFSQLSNEKYQNYIVKQNIHLPFFRNDLPSVYGACHGLLCLLDPSKDKAAIWNPSTREFKILPPSSIQRPPYFSPFEETYLTLDDVSFNHAAFGFDSKTDDYKVIRFVSLTFVNSEEQYPHPHFMDQVELYSLRSNSWQEIPCPDYKPTGTTLGNNYVDGICYWKTETGAYLDFRGLILSFDMGNEKFSILPIPEFVGSFPEYYVNLLVFNGSLGAIVYPTEGIDTSFDLWVTSEGVWTKQFNIKSISGVVHPLGFGKNGDLFLRDTNDEVLLFDASTQELKELQINTYLDHFRFTISLHAYLESLVRINGIQENIEKHVIRQPARDASNEY from the coding sequence ATGCAGAGGCCAAGGTTTGAATTGCCAGAAGCTTTGGTTATGGAAATTCTGTCAAAGCTGCCAGTTAAATCCCTTACTCGCTTCAACTGTGTTTGTAAGTATTGGTGTTCTTCTTTTCAAACTCCTCATTTCATTTCCAATAATTATCACAACAACCTTGAAAACAACAACCTTAATCTACTGCTTAGTCGCTGTGATGGTAACACCTTCCAACGTTATTTCTCTCAActttcaaatgaaaaatatcaaaattatatagtaAAACAAAACATTCACTTGCCCTTTTTTAGGAATGATCTCCCCTCTGTTTATGGTGCTTGTCATGGATTATTGTGTTTACTTGATCCTTCAAAGGATAAGGCTGCCATTTGGAACCCATCAACCAGAGAGTTTAAAATCCTTCCACCATCTTCAATCCAACGCCCTCCATATTTTTCCCCATTCGAAGAAACCTACCTTACTTTAGATGACGTTTCTTTTAACCACGCTGCTTTTGGGTTTGACTCTAAAACTGATGACTACAAAGTCATACGATTTGTTAGTCTTACTTTTGTTAATAGTGAAGAACAATATCCACATCCTCATTTTATGGACCAAGTTGAGTTGTATTCTCTTAGAAGTAATTCCTGGCAGGAAATTCCATGTCCTGATTATAAACCAACTGGAACAACTTTGGGAAATAATTATGTAGACGGAATTTGCTATTGGAAAACAGAGACAGGGGCATATCTTGATTTTAGAGGACTAATTCTTTCATTTGACATGGGGAATGAGAAGTTCTCAATTTTACCTATCCCAGAATTCGTTGGGTCTTTCCCAGAATACTATGTTAATCTATTGGTGTTTAATGGATCACTTGGTGCTATTGTTTACCCAACGGAAGGAATTGACACGTCTTTTGATTTATGGGTTACAAGTGAAGGAGTGtggactaaacaattcaatattaaatCCATTTCTGGAGTTGTACACCCATTGGGATTTGGGAAAAATGGTGACTTGTTTCTTAGAGACACAAATGATGAAGTACTCCTATTTGACGCCTCCACCCAAGAGCTTAAGGAGCTTCAGATTAATACTTATCTAGATCATTTTCGGTTCACCATCTCCCTTCATGCATATTTAGAGAGCCTGGTTCGTATCAATGGAATACAAGAGAATATTGAGAAACATGTAATACGTCAACCAGCGAGAGATGCATCAAATGAATACTAA
- the LOC105775761 gene encoding uncharacterized protein LOC105775761 isoform X3, with the protein MAYLQPLIFYILAALAIFSLISNSLVKVFRTDLHTITNLRLVPWGNAEIHCQKEHLEFIRCTEQQSLKGGPVEALWKNCSEKLRLNEEIINKCYTTGFGYKLLLQYANETAHLKPPQEDVPWVVVNNQPLRQDFENFVKYVRQDYKGDHKPATRKAQSSNLSPIIHASFAVPQQPAIPHFYKLALQWPPSVCSSTSRCKTPIPTEFTIHGIWAQDANDKPVTQYGPSNLCNNPNPNLDKKKLESLLKSDPVLWVDLPRLWPNLILGKLDISFLHNEWTKHGTCSDFAPYPLAYFQSAIQLRTNLDPAMGLTPRSTYTVRQVADIVFRLIGASPQISCSKHRRTRVLLLGEMFICYGRPGPSHTFGTPQNCSNLFYGLCSNGSDTIKLP; encoded by the exons ATGGCTTATCTTCAACCATTAATCTTCTATATTCTGGCTGCTCTTGCAATATTCTCGCTTATCTCCAATAGCCTAGTCAAGGTCTTCCGCACTGACCTCCATACCATTACCAATCTAAGATTGGTCCCTTGGGGCAATGCTGAAATCCATTGCCAG AAAGAGCACTTGGAATTCATTCGCTGCACAGAGCAACAAAGCTTAAAGGGGGGGCCCGTTGAAGCACTGTGGAAAAATTGCAGTGAAAAGCTGAGATTGAATGAGGAGATAATCAACAAATGCTATACTACTGGATTTGGATATAAG CTTCTGCTGCAATATGCTAACGAGACTGCACATCTGAAGCCACCTCAAGAAGATGTGCCATGGGTGGTGGTGAATAATCAGCCACTCAGACAA gactttgaaaattttgtgaaatatgtgCGCCAAGATTATAAAGGAGATCATAAACCAGCTACTCGCAAAGCACAATCATCCAATCTCAGCCCAATCATCCATGcat CATTTGCAGTACCTCAGCAACCAGCAATTCCGCACTTCTACAAGCTGGCACTTCAATGGCCTCCATCAGTTTGCAGCTCTACTTCGAGATGTAAAACCCCTATCCCAACAGAATTTACAATACATGGAATTTGGGCACAAGATGCTAATGACAAGCCGGTGACCCAGTATGGTCCAAGTAATCTTTGCAACAATCCGAATCCTAATCTAGATAAGAAGAAACTCGAA aGTTTGCTGAAAAGTGATCCAGTTCTTTGGGTAGACTTGCCCCGACTATGGCCAAACTTGATATTGGGAAAGTTAGACATTAGCTTTTTGCACAACGAATGGACAAAACATGGCACATGTTCCGACTTTGCACCATATCCTCTGGCATACTTCCAATCGGCCATACAACTTAGGACAAATTTAGATCCGG CTATGGGACTCACACCTAGATCCACCTATACGGTCCGACAAGTTGCGGACATAGTTTTCCGACTTATAGGAGCATCTCCACAAATTTCATGCAGTAAACACAGAAGAACTAGAGTTCTACTACTCGGGGAGATGTTTATTTGTTATGGAAGACCGGGGCCATCCCATACCTTTGGAACTCCCCAAAATTGTTCCAACTTATTTTACGGCCTATGCAGTAATGGATCCGATACCATAAAATTACCATAG
- the LOC105775761 gene encoding uncharacterized protein LOC105775761 isoform X2 produces MAYLRPLIFYILAALAIFMLISPTHSSLDNVNDKVTVSLYYETSLCPRCASFISNDLVKVFHTDLHTIINLRLVPWSNAEIHCQKEHLEFIRCTEQQSLKGGPVEALWKNCSEKLRLNEEIINKCYTTGFGYKLLLQYANETAHLKPPQEDVPWVVVNNQPLRQDFENFVKYVRQDYKGDHKPATRKAQSSNLSPIIHALPQQPAIPHFYKLALQWPPSVCSSTSRCKTPIPTEFTIHGIWAQDANDKPVTQYGPSNLCNNPNPNLDKKKLESLLKSDPVLWVDLPRLWPNLILGKLDISFLHNEWTKHGTCSDFAPYPLAYFQSAIQLRTNLDPAMGLTPRSTYTVRQVADIVFRLIGASPQISCSKHRRTRVLLLGEMFICYGRPGPSHTFGTPQNCSNLFYGLCSNGSDTIKLP; encoded by the exons ATGGCTTATCTTCGACCATTGATCTTCTATATTCTGGCTGCTCTTGCAATATTCATGCTTATTTCTCCCACCCATTCCTCTTTAGATAATGTTAATGACAAGGTTACTGTGTCACTGTACTATGAAACAAGTTTATGTCCACGTTGTGCCTCCTTTAtctccaatgacctcgtcaagGTCTTCCACACTGACCTCCATACCATTATCAATCTAAGATTGGTCCCTTGGAGCAATGCTGAAATCCATTGCCAG AAAGAGCACTTGGAATTCATTCGCTGCACAGAGCAACAAAGCTTAAAGGGGGGGCCCGTTGAAGCACTGTGGAAAAATTGCAGTGAAAAGCTGAGATTGAATGAGGAGATAATCAACAAATGCTATACTACTGGATTTGGATATAAG CTTCTGCTGCAATATGCTAACGAGACTGCACATCTGAAGCCACCTCAAGAAGATGTGCCATGGGTGGTGGTGAATAATCAGCCACTCAGACAA gactttgaaaattttgtgaaatatgtgCGCCAAGATTATAAAGGAGATCATAAACCAGCTACTCGCAAAGCACAATCATCCAATCTCAGCCCAATCATCCATGcat TACCTCAGCAACCAGCAATTCCGCACTTCTACAAGCTGGCACTTCAATGGCCTCCATCAGTTTGCAGCTCTACTTCGAGATGTAAAACCCCTATCCCAACAGAATTTACAATACATGGAATTTGGGCACAAGATGCTAATGACAAGCCGGTGACCCAGTATGGTCCAAGTAATCTTTGCAACAATCCGAATCCTAATCTAGATAAGAAGAAACTCGAA aGTTTGCTGAAAAGTGATCCAGTTCTTTGGGTAGACTTGCCCCGACTATGGCCAAACTTGATATTGGGAAAGTTAGACATTAGCTTTTTGCACAACGAATGGACAAAACATGGCACATGTTCCGACTTTGCACCATATCCTCTGGCATACTTCCAATCGGCCATACAACTTAGGACAAATTTAGATCCGG CTATGGGACTCACACCTAGATCCACCTATACGGTCCGACAAGTTGCGGACATAGTTTTCCGACTTATAGGAGCATCTCCACAAATTTCATGCAGTAAACACAGAAGAACTAGAGTTCTACTACTCGGGGAGATGTTTATTTGTTATGGAAGACCGGGGCCATCCCATACCTTTGGAACTCCCCAAAATTGTTCCAACTTATTTTACGGCCTATGCAGTAATGGATCCGATACCATAAAATTACCATAG
- the LOC105775761 gene encoding uncharacterized protein LOC105775761 isoform X1, which yields MAYLRPLIFYILAALAIFMLISPTHSSLDNVNDKVTVSLYYETSLCPRCASFISNDLVKVFHTDLHTIINLRLVPWSNAEIHCQKEHLEFIRCTEQQSLKGGPVEALWKNCSEKLRLNEEIINKCYTTGFGYKLLLQYANETAHLKPPQEDVPWVVVNNQPLRQDFENFVKYVRQDYKGDHKPATRKAQSSNLSPIIHASFAVPQQPAIPHFYKLALQWPPSVCSSTSRCKTPIPTEFTIHGIWAQDANDKPVTQYGPSNLCNNPNPNLDKKKLESLLKSDPVLWVDLPRLWPNLILGKLDISFLHNEWTKHGTCSDFAPYPLAYFQSAIQLRTNLDPAMGLTPRSTYTVRQVADIVFRLIGASPQISCSKHRRTRVLLLGEMFICYGRPGPSHTFGTPQNCSNLFYGLCSNGSDTIKLP from the exons ATGGCTTATCTTCGACCATTGATCTTCTATATTCTGGCTGCTCTTGCAATATTCATGCTTATTTCTCCCACCCATTCCTCTTTAGATAATGTTAATGACAAGGTTACTGTGTCACTGTACTATGAAACAAGTTTATGTCCACGTTGTGCCTCCTTTAtctccaatgacctcgtcaagGTCTTCCACACTGACCTCCATACCATTATCAATCTAAGATTGGTCCCTTGGAGCAATGCTGAAATCCATTGCCAG AAAGAGCACTTGGAATTCATTCGCTGCACAGAGCAACAAAGCTTAAAGGGGGGGCCCGTTGAAGCACTGTGGAAAAATTGCAGTGAAAAGCTGAGATTGAATGAGGAGATAATCAACAAATGCTATACTACTGGATTTGGATATAAG CTTCTGCTGCAATATGCTAACGAGACTGCACATCTGAAGCCACCTCAAGAAGATGTGCCATGGGTGGTGGTGAATAATCAGCCACTCAGACAA gactttgaaaattttgtgaaatatgtgCGCCAAGATTATAAAGGAGATCATAAACCAGCTACTCGCAAAGCACAATCATCCAATCTCAGCCCAATCATCCATGcat CATTTGCAGTACCTCAGCAACCAGCAATTCCGCACTTCTACAAGCTGGCACTTCAATGGCCTCCATCAGTTTGCAGCTCTACTTCGAGATGTAAAACCCCTATCCCAACAGAATTTACAATACATGGAATTTGGGCACAAGATGCTAATGACAAGCCGGTGACCCAGTATGGTCCAAGTAATCTTTGCAACAATCCGAATCCTAATCTAGATAAGAAGAAACTCGAA aGTTTGCTGAAAAGTGATCCAGTTCTTTGGGTAGACTTGCCCCGACTATGGCCAAACTTGATATTGGGAAAGTTAGACATTAGCTTTTTGCACAACGAATGGACAAAACATGGCACATGTTCCGACTTTGCACCATATCCTCTGGCATACTTCCAATCGGCCATACAACTTAGGACAAATTTAGATCCGG CTATGGGACTCACACCTAGATCCACCTATACGGTCCGACAAGTTGCGGACATAGTTTTCCGACTTATAGGAGCATCTCCACAAATTTCATGCAGTAAACACAGAAGAACTAGAGTTCTACTACTCGGGGAGATGTTTATTTGTTATGGAAGACCGGGGCCATCCCATACCTTTGGAACTCCCCAAAATTGTTCCAACTTATTTTACGGCCTATGCAGTAATGGATCCGATACCATAAAATTACCATAG